The Solanum pennellii chromosome 4, SPENNV200 genomic interval GGCAACAACTTTACATTTCTTTCCCACAAACTGCCTAAGATGATTAGGAGATTGCTAATTCAGAGGTGGAAGAGACCTTTGAATATGATTGAAATGCTCTCGCACTACCGCATATCCCAACACTCACAGGTTGAGTTGCCACTGCCTTTAGAAGCGTGTCCTCATCATTTTGAGGAATATCAGTATATCCATCAATGGTTACAACACGTCTTTGTAGCTGCAAAGTCGACAAGTTAAGCAAAGCAATTGTACTTGGTTCATATTGTTTTACCTGGAATAAAATTTTCCTAAGTTCCCTATAATAAATAAGGAATTCAGATTCAGAGAATATATAGGCCAAGGTTTTCTGCCATAATCACTTTATTTGCACCATCTTCTTAGTTACCAACATTCCATTCAGGTGCCACTGATAAATATTAGCTTCAGATGAGATAAACCTTATGATATTTTCAGCCTTCGAGCATATATTAACTCACAGTTCCATGTCATTGTTTCAATTGTAATTACGATTCATTTGTAAACCCTTTTAGTAGATCTAATCATAAAACTATACAAGAGGATAATTAGGTACCTTGTTTTTGTTGCATGTTCCTTCCCTTTCTCTAAAAGGATAATCCTTTTCGGTGTCAATACCACCATTCTTTATGACAAATTCAAAAGCATAGTCCATCAATCCACCTCCACAACCTTGATTGTAACTTCTGTCGCAATCAATTAACTCCTGCTCAGAGAGGCTAACGAGAGATCCAGTGGTAATCTTATTGATACCTTCAATTGCACCAGTGGCCGAGAATGACCAGCAAGCACCTGGAAAATGAAACAAAAGTAACTCTTTTTAGTTATGGCAGCTAGTAGCTGAGATTAGGTTAAATATTATGGCAATAGAAAGACAATGCTGTAGACAATGAGTTATAAGTCAATGGTACTCCAGCTTTTCATTGCGGATGTAGAATAAACAATGAAAGTAGAAACCTTTAGAATAGTCTGGTAAAGTTTATGTTCCAATAGCTAAGGAAAATGATAATTTAACCATATTTTACTCCTCTGCTATGTTCATGATCTTTGTAATACTATTTTTTGCCTGTCCATCAGTCAATATAGCTAGAGTATCAGCATGTCCAGTTACTCACATCTTCTAGTCACTCTTAAGAAATGGTTTCCACATACATAGAGACAAAATTGAAACTACAGAATCAAACAGtacctttttttctttgataacGAGAAACAAACAAAAGAACCATTCTTAATCAACTTAGGATACGATGAGCTCACGAGGCTCGATttcaacagcaacaacaacaactactactactactacaacAACACGTCAAGTGAAATTCCATACTTACCAGCTTATGAGGATAGAGGCTATTTCCGAGAGACCCTTGGCTCAAGGAAAGCATAACCAACAACAACTACTACTATCAAATTAGAATTTTGTTAGGTGTATGAATTCTCAATATTGATTCTACTCCATTTTTCATTCTAATACTTAAAAATTTGTCTTATAGGACAACTAAATAGCTCCTAAACTAAAAATTCTCTAAAACTGAAAGTGTTCTTGTCAAATACTGGACCTAAAGTAAGTGATGAGCCTTGGTTACAATAAAGTAAATTAGTCTAGAGCTTTACGACATCTCACAAAGTGGGGACtggagggtagagtgtatgcACACACCTCACccgtagagaggttgtttccgatagacctCAGCTCActtgaaaaaaggaaaaagggcaGCTGAAAGTTTCAGAACATTTATCAGAATTTCAACTCAAAgacaacaaaaaagaaactaaaagaagCACCACAAATTCCATTTTCTGATGAGTAAGGTCATCAAAATCCAaactttgattaaaaaaaactgattttgCCACTTAAATACAGCAATAAACTCAACATACCACAACTTCCTTGATTTTTGACATTAGTAACAGCTCCTTTGTCTCTCCAATCCAAAGAAGAAGGAGCATCAACATCACTCAAAACTCCAGTTGCAGAAGAACCTGACCCTCTACCTTTCAACCTAATGAAATCATTAGCAGAAGAGGAAAGACCCAAGAAAGAATTCCTAAATTCATGGTGAGTAAGATCAGAATAGGCATTGAGACCAAGGGTATAACTGGAATTCCCTTTGCTATTATGCTCTGTAATATAAGCATAGTTTTCTTCAAACACCTTGAATCTATACATCCTTTCTTGTTCtgaagaatatttttttccattttgctGACACCAAGTTTCAAAAAGATCAGAACTTGATGAACAAGTGCAAAAGGGTTGTTGAAAAATTAGCAAAACAATAACTATAGAAGGCAATAACCATTTCATGATCAAAAGGGTGCCAAAGAAATTGGAGATGTGAGAGAAAAATGTGAAGGAGGGGTTTGGTTGGAGTAAATATAGGCAACTAACCAAGGAATGGAAGAAATATGGGCTTGTTTTATTGGGTATAGAAAGGCTCCAAGTTTCTGGTTTCTTAGCCTCTAAAATCTTTTGCAAAATTTAGTTAGGAGCGTCACCGTCACCCTCAAAAGTTGAGATTTGCAGTATTCGATTTAAATTTAGTTGGGGTTTCAATATGTTGTATGTCACAAATTGGGGAAATGACAGTCCCGCTAATGTTTGGTTATAAATTTTAGGGTCAGATTGAAAACTTGGTGTCAAAGAAGAAAAACTTCAAGTTTCTGAAAGTAGATTGGGTTTTTGGGACTTCGCTCACgaaatttcagttttttttataaaagtctaAACACAACTTTAAtaactcaaattttcaaatttaaaatcaatgaCCAAACAGATTGATTATAACAAAAGGATTAAAGTTTTGACAGTGTTTTACCTTTTGATATTGGATTTTTTTAGTGTATATCTAAATTTAATCAAGCTATAATGTGATTATCcaatatagagagaaaaaaataagaaaaacgtAACATATttgatctatttttatttttatttttcgtttaATCCAAAGATATATTTGTGATAGAAATTGGCATATACAAACATAGGTCATGTGTTACACATGACAATTTAGTAATAATGGGGTACGGATTGAGCCACAATATGTTACCATATGAAATTTCAACAACCACTCGTCATTTTTGTCCTTTTTAATGCTTTGACGTATTGTTCAAATTATGTACTAGAATACACATTGACATGttcattcttattttgttttctttttccttttaaataaCATATCTATTGATGATAGATAATTGTATACGACAAATTaaagtgaaaatgaaaataaaataacataaaaatactCTTATATTTGTCTCAAATTTTTCAATTGCACAACTAAATTTTGCAGAGTCTTA includes:
- the LOC107018360 gene encoding zingipain-2 encodes the protein MKWLLPSIVIVLLIFQQPFCTCSSSSDLFETWCQQNGKKYSSEQERMYRFKVFEENYAYITEHNSKGNSSYTLGLNAYSDLTHHEFRNSFLGLSSSANDFIRLKGRGSGSSATGVLSDVDAPSSLDWRDKGAVTNVKNQGSCGACWSFSATGAIEGINKITTGSLVSLSEQELIDCDRSYNQGCGGGLMDYAFEFVIKNGGIDTEKDYPFREREGTCNKNKLQRRVVTIDGYTDIPQNDEDTLLKAVATQPVSVGICGSARAFQSYSKGIFTGPCPTSLDHAVLIVGYGSENGFDYWIIKNSWGTSWGINGYIHMQRNSGNQEGICGVNKLASYPTKTNPNPPTPPAPGPSRCSTFTSCGQGETCCCGLKFLGICLSWKCCGLDSAVCCKDGRHCCPQDYPICDTSRNLCLKRMSNATIVQQPQKEPFTGKFGGLIYPF